In Companilactobacillus allii, one genomic interval encodes:
- a CDS encoding TatD family hydrolase: MKIFDTHTHLNDPAFAGKTQEYIDRAAEFDVDEMAIIGQNEDYNIEAIRLAQNYKPLHAVIGWHPEFASEYNEEQLVNQIKLPEVVAIGEIGLDYHWSENPESSIQKATLIKQLDVAQQYNMPVSIHCRDAFEDMYEILKNHDMSKSGIIMHSFNGNLEWLNKFLDLGLMISYSGVVTFKNAKEVHESAKNTPLDRLLVETDAPYLAPEPYRGHQNEPGYTRFVLDAIAKYKDIDPDIVAQHTFENSYRVYNIK; this comes from the coding sequence ATGAAAATTTTTGATACTCATACGCATTTAAATGATCCAGCATTTGCTGGTAAGACTCAAGAATATATTGATCGTGCTGCCGAGTTTGATGTTGATGAAATGGCTATTATTGGTCAAAATGAGGATTACAATATTGAGGCCATTCGCTTGGCTCAAAATTATAAACCGCTACATGCTGTGATTGGCTGGCATCCAGAGTTTGCCAGTGAATATAACGAGGAACAATTGGTTAATCAGATCAAGCTTCCTGAGGTTGTCGCGATCGGTGAAATCGGATTGGATTATCATTGGAGCGAAAACCCTGAATCAAGTATTCAAAAGGCTACTTTGATTAAGCAACTAGACGTGGCACAACAGTACAATATGCCGGTTTCAATTCATTGTAGAGACGCATTTGAAGATATGTACGAGATCTTGAAGAATCATGATATGTCCAAATCTGGGATTATCATGCATAGTTTTAACGGTAATTTGGAATGGCTGAATAAGTTTTTGGATTTAGGATTGATGATTTCATACAGTGGAGTTGTTACTTTTAAGAATGCTAAAGAGGTCCATGAATCCGCCAAGAATACGCCATTAGATAGATTGCTAGTAGAAACAGATGCACCGTATTTAGCTCCAGAACCATATCGTGGTCACCAAAATGAACCTGGTTATACTCGCTTCGTACTTGATGCAATTGCAAAATATAAGGATATAGACCCAGATATAGTTGCTCAACATACGTTTGAGAATTCATATCGTGTTTATAATATTAAATAA
- a CDS encoding Veg family protein: MPTSLKSIKSRLDSHLGENLTVVAQAGRKKVIRRRGTLAETFHSVFVVDLDQDENSFERVSYSYADLLTKSIDITFDSEAANEDSSADTEVADAE; this comes from the coding sequence ATGCCAACGTCATTGAAATCAATTAAGAGTCGTTTAGACTCTCATTTAGGTGAAAACCTAACGGTTGTAGCACAAGCAGGTCGTAAAAAGGTTATCCGCCGTCGTGGAACCTTAGCAGAAACATTCCATTCAGTTTTTGTTGTTGATTTAGATCAAGATGAAAACTCCTTTGAAAGAGTTTCATACAGTTATGCTGATTTATTAACAAAATCTATTGATATCACTTTCGATAGTGAAGCAGCAAATGAAGATTCAAGTGCCGATACAGAAGTAGCCGACGCTGAATAA
- the rnmV gene encoding ribonuclease M5, whose amino-acid sequence MKIKEIIVVEGKSDTNRLKDCLGEVDTIETRGSALSDETIERIKAAQQKRGVIIFTDPDFNGNRLRTIISKVVPDAKQAFLPRNKAVPKKSDGSLGIEHAKDEDIKKALASIYTMSDLTDDYSTNDMIDLGLIGDVSSQKRREFVGDDLKLGYTNAKQFLNRLNMQQVSPQKLLAAVEKFDKGSTHDTK is encoded by the coding sequence ATGAAAATAAAAGAAATAATTGTAGTAGAAGGAAAATCTGATACCAATCGATTGAAGGATTGTTTGGGTGAGGTTGATACAATAGAGACTCGTGGTTCAGCGTTGAGTGACGAAACTATTGAACGAATTAAGGCCGCACAACAAAAGCGTGGAGTAATTATCTTCACCGATCCTGATTTCAACGGTAATAGATTACGAACGATAATTTCTAAAGTAGTACCAGATGCTAAACAAGCATTTTTACCTAGAAATAAAGCCGTTCCTAAAAAAAGTGATGGTAGTTTGGGAATTGAGCATGCCAAAGATGAAGATATAAAAAAAGCTCTAGCTTCAATTTATACTATGTCTGATTTGACTGATGATTATAGTACTAACGATATGATTGATCTTGGGTTGATTGGGGATGTTAGTTCCCAAAAACGTCGAGAATTTGTTGGTGATGATTTGAAACTTGGTTATACTAACGCCAAGCAGTTTTTGAATCGTTTAAATATGCAACAAGTGTCACCACAAAAGTTACTTGCTGCAGTTGAAAAATTTGATAAAGGAAGTACCCATGACACTAAATAG
- the mscL gene encoding large conductance mechanosensitive channel protein MscL, protein MFKEFQEFISRGSVVDLAVGVIVGAAFNSLVSALTTYIINPLLGVFIGQINLSEMKFEFFGASFLIGDFINALINFLIVMFVVFTIVKLMNNMRRDGSKSKFDESVEELDPQLEYLQQIRDLLRYQQLRDQEQDKKRRK, encoded by the coding sequence TTCAAGAGTTTATCTCTCGTGGTAGTGTTGTCGACTTAGCCGTTGGTGTTATCGTTGGTGCTGCCTTTAATAGTTTGGTATCAGCGTTAACTACTTATATTATTAACCCATTACTTGGTGTTTTTATTGGACAAATCAACTTGTCAGAAATGAAGTTTGAATTTTTCGGAGCTAGTTTCTTGATTGGTGATTTCATAAATGCCTTAATCAATTTTCTAATCGTAATGTTTGTAGTCTTTACAATCGTTAAACTAATGAACAATATGAGACGTGATGGATCAAAAAGTAAATTTGACGAAAGCGTTGAAGAACTTGACCCACAATTGGAGTACTTACAACAAATTCGTGATTTACTAAGATATCAACAATTACGTGATCAAGAACAAGATAAAAAAAGAAGAAAATAA
- a CDS encoding NAD-dependent protein deacylase — protein sequence MSEFKDLLKAAKFVTFLTGAGVSTPSGIPDYRSKNGLYKREKYDFPPEYMLSHENLLKNPEIFHDFTVHNMYFPDALPNIIHKKMAEISNDKGAIVTQNVDKLHTKAGAKNVVEFHGNLYDDIHCLTCGKQFDYKYYMKDYIHHEDNGIIRPGTTVLYGENINPKNVEKAVEYVKKADLLVVVGTSFKVYPFAGLLNYASSDAKLVVINKEDIDIDSSGLAISDDAVNVFSQL from the coding sequence ATTTCAGAGTTTAAGGATCTGCTTAAAGCGGCTAAGTTTGTTACATTTTTGACCGGTGCTGGAGTATCTACACCATCAGGTATTCCTGATTATCGTTCTAAGAATGGTTTATACAAACGTGAAAAATATGATTTTCCACCAGAATATATGTTGAGTCATGAGAATCTATTGAAGAATCCAGAGATTTTCCATGACTTTACAGTTCACAATATGTATTTTCCAGATGCTTTGCCCAATATTATTCATAAGAAAATGGCTGAGATAAGTAATGATAAAGGAGCTATTGTTACACAAAATGTCGATAAATTGCATACTAAGGCTGGTGCTAAGAACGTTGTGGAATTTCATGGCAATTTGTATGATGACATTCATTGCTTAACTTGTGGCAAACAATTTGATTACAAATACTACATGAAAGATTATATTCATCATGAAGACAACGGAATCATTCGTCCCGGTACTACTGTCTTATATGGGGAGAATATCAATCCTAAGAATGTGGAAAAAGCGGTTGAATATGTAAAAAAAGCCGATCTTCTTGTTGTAGTGGGAACAAGCTTTAAGGTCTATCCTTTTGCAGGACTATTGAACTATGCATCGTCTGATGCCAAGTTGGTAGTTATCAATAAGGAAGATATTGATATTGATTCTTCAGGACTTGCTATTTCCGATGACGCTGTTAATGTTTTTTCTCAATTATAA
- the glmU gene encoding bifunctional UDP-N-acetylglucosamine diphosphorylase/glucosamine-1-phosphate N-acetyltransferase GlmU, which yields MSNRYVIILAAGKGTRMKSKLYKVLHPVAGKAMVDHVLTQVEKMKPAIVETVIGSGAEKVRDLLGDRTKYALQEEQLGTAHAVLQTEDVLADKEGTTLIVNGDTPLFTAETFEKLFNYHEKQQAAVTILTAHADNPFGYGRMVRGVDGSVSKIVEQKDATDEELKIQEINTGVLCFDNKLLFDNLHNVKNDNAQGEYYLPDLIGMFKKQNKKVSAYQMADLSESMGVNDRVALSHAEKLMQTRINEFHMREGVTIIDPNNTYIDADVKIGSDTVIEPNVKIFGKTVIGSNCLIGSGSRLEKAVIEDNVKIISSTIESAIMHEGSDIGPNSHLRPKAEIGKEVHVGNFCEIKNAKIGDRTKVGHLTYVGDATLGTDINVGCGVVFVNYDGVKKWHSNIGDHSFIGSNSNIVAPVEMSDHSFIAAGSTITNDIPKHAMAIARQRQTNKEDFWDRLPLSKSEDWE from the coding sequence ATGTCGAATCGTTATGTAATAATCCTTGCTGCCGGTAAGGGAACAAGAATGAAATCTAAATTGTACAAAGTATTGCACCCAGTAGCTGGTAAAGCTATGGTCGATCATGTTTTGACACAGGTTGAAAAAATGAAGCCTGCAATTGTCGAAACAGTTATTGGTAGTGGTGCTGAAAAGGTCCGTGATCTATTAGGAGACCGTACTAAGTACGCTTTGCAAGAAGAACAACTGGGTACTGCTCATGCTGTTTTACAAACTGAAGATGTTTTGGCTGATAAAGAGGGTACAACATTGATTGTTAATGGTGATACACCGCTATTTACCGCTGAAACTTTTGAGAAATTGTTTAATTACCATGAAAAGCAACAAGCTGCTGTTACGATTTTAACCGCTCATGCTGATAATCCGTTTGGATATGGTCGCATGGTTCGTGGAGTCGATGGCAGTGTTTCTAAGATTGTTGAACAAAAAGATGCCACTGACGAGGAACTGAAGATTCAAGAAATCAATACTGGTGTTCTTTGTTTTGACAATAAGTTATTGTTTGATAATTTACACAATGTAAAAAACGATAACGCTCAAGGTGAATACTACTTACCAGATCTAATTGGTATGTTTAAGAAACAAAATAAAAAAGTATCAGCCTATCAAATGGCTGACTTGAGTGAATCAATGGGTGTTAATGATCGTGTCGCCTTATCACATGCTGAAAAATTGATGCAAACTCGTATCAATGAATTTCATATGCGTGAAGGTGTAACTATAATCGACCCAAATAATACCTATATCGATGCTGATGTTAAAATTGGCAGTGACACTGTTATTGAACCCAATGTTAAAATTTTTGGTAAAACAGTAATTGGCTCTAATTGCTTGATCGGTTCTGGTTCAAGACTAGAAAAAGCCGTTATTGAAGATAACGTAAAGATTATCAGTTCAACTATCGAAAGTGCGATTATGCATGAGGGTAGTGATATTGGTCCAAATTCACATTTGCGTCCTAAAGCTGAAATTGGCAAAGAAGTCCATGTTGGTAACTTCTGTGAGATTAAAAATGCCAAGATTGGTGATCGTACAAAAGTTGGTCATTTAACATATGTTGGTGATGCTACTCTTGGTACGGACATCAATGTTGGTTGTGGTGTTGTGTTTGTTAATTACGATGGTGTCAAGAAATGGCATAGTAATATCGGAGATCATTCATTTATTGGAAGCAATTCTAATATTGTCGCTCCAGTTGAGATGTCTGATCATTCGTTTATTGCCGCTGGTTCAACAATAACCAACGATATACCAAAGCATGCCATGGCAATTGCTAGACAAAGACAAACAAATAAAGAAGATTTTTGGGATAGATTACCATTATCAAAAAGTGAAGATTGGGAATAA
- the purR gene encoding pur operon repressor, whose amino-acid sequence MKTRRSERLIDETRYLLERPHTLISLAFFAKRYESAKSSISEDLGILRRTFMIRGIGALETLPGAGGGVIFTPGISKEEATDFITTTTKRLEEPDRILPGGYLYLTDLLADPEVLRTIGRMIATQYSQSSIDVVMTVATKGIPIAQSVANFLNIPFVMVRRDSKITEGSTISVNYASGSSDRIEKMELSKRSLPEGSRVLVVDDFMKGGGTINGMRSLISEFNAIFAGATVFAENINVRSEFRDTKVTSLFKVNQIDTVNRILKMEPGDYLAKTDFSYFE is encoded by the coding sequence ATGAAAACACGAAGAAGCGAACGTTTAATTGATGAAACTCGTTACTTATTAGAAAGACCACATACACTAATTTCTTTGGCATTTTTTGCTAAAAGATATGAATCTGCCAAGTCATCGATCTCAGAAGACTTGGGAATTCTTAGAAGAACTTTTATGATTCGTGGCATTGGTGCCTTGGAAACTTTGCCAGGTGCCGGTGGTGGAGTTATTTTTACACCAGGAATCTCAAAGGAAGAAGCTACAGACTTTATTACAACTACAACTAAACGTCTAGAAGAACCTGACCGTATTTTGCCAGGTGGATATTTATATTTGACTGATTTACTTGCGGATCCAGAAGTACTAAGAACAATAGGAAGAATGATTGCTACACAATATTCTCAAAGTTCTATTGATGTTGTTATGACAGTGGCCACTAAGGGAATCCCCATTGCCCAAAGTGTTGCCAATTTTTTGAATATTCCTTTTGTAATGGTCAGAAGAGATTCAAAAATAACTGAAGGTTCAACAATAAGTGTCAACTATGCGTCCGGATCATCTGATCGAATTGAAAAGATGGAATTATCAAAGCGTAGTCTTCCAGAAGGATCTCGTGTTCTAGTGGTTGATGACTTTATGAAAGGTGGCGGTACTATTAATGGTATGCGTAGCCTTATTTCAGAATTCAATGCTATCTTTGCTGGGGCAACTGTCTTCGCTGAGAATATCAATGTTAGATCTGAGTTTAGAGATACCAAAGTAACATCACTATTCAAAGTTAACCAAATTGATACAGTTAACCGTATTTTAAAGATGGAACCAGGAGATTATCTAGCAAAAACTGATTTTAGTTATTTTGAATAA
- a CDS encoding ribose-phosphate diphosphokinase, with the protein MSYQSNERPMKIFALNSNKPLAEKIAKEVGIPLGKSSVTRFSDGEIQINIEESIRGAEVFLIQSTSAPVNDNLMELLIMVDALKRASAHLINVVIPYYGYARQDRKSRSREPITAKLVANMLERAGVNRVLALDLHAAQIQGFFDIPVDHLMGAPLLADYFLTNHLEEDAVVVSPDHGGVTRARKLAEFLKTPIAIIDKRRPRANVAEVMNIIGNVKGKRAIIIDDMIDTAGTISLASQALIDAGATEVYACCTHPILSGPAIERIEASPIKKLIVTDSINLPKEKIIDRMVQVSVGPLIGDAIRRIHDNEPVSPLFDNRFKANKK; encoded by the coding sequence ATGTCATATCAAAGTAACGAACGACCAATGAAAATTTTTGCGTTGAATTCTAATAAGCCTTTGGCAGAAAAAATTGCCAAAGAAGTTGGAATTCCGCTAGGAAAATCATCAGTTACACGTTTTAGCGATGGTGAGATTCAAATTAATATTGAGGAAAGTATTCGTGGTGCAGAAGTATTCTTGATTCAATCAACCTCAGCTCCAGTTAATGATAACTTAATGGAACTTTTGATCATGGTTGACGCACTTAAACGTGCTTCAGCTCACTTGATCAATGTTGTTATTCCTTATTATGGATATGCAAGACAAGATAGAAAGTCACGTTCTCGTGAACCTATCACTGCTAAACTAGTTGCAAATATGTTAGAACGTGCCGGTGTTAACCGTGTTCTAGCACTTGATTTGCATGCTGCACAGATTCAAGGATTCTTTGATATTCCAGTTGACCATCTAATGGGTGCTCCACTTTTGGCAGATTATTTCTTAACAAATCATCTAGAAGAAGATGCCGTTGTTGTTTCACCTGATCACGGTGGTGTTACTCGTGCTAGAAAGTTAGCTGAATTTTTGAAGACACCAATCGCTATTATCGATAAGCGTAGACCTCGTGCCAATGTCGCTGAAGTTATGAATATTATTGGTAATGTAAAAGGCAAACGTGCAATTATTATTGATGATATGATTGATACTGCAGGTACAATTTCATTAGCATCACAAGCATTAATTGATGCAGGTGCTACCGAGGTCTATGCTTGTTGTACACATCCAATCCTTTCAGGTCCAGCTATTGAAAGAATTGAAGCCTCACCAATTAAAAAGTTGATTGTTACAGATTCTATCAATCTTCCTAAAGAAAAAATTATCGATCGTATGGTTCAAGTTTCTGTTGGACCACTTATCGGTGATGCAATTCGTCGTATTCACGACAATGAACCAGTAAGTCCATTGTTTGATAATAGATTTAAAGCAAATAAAAAATAG
- a CDS encoding DASS family sodium-coupled anion symporter, whose amino-acid sequence MKNRNKKIFYSIAVILVVLIIWFLPIPVGVKAAGWHTFAIFIGFILGCLLNLAPLAVLSIIMMAFLTISQAMPAEMIYAGFGNSAVWLIMFAFFVAIGFRTTKLGFRIAYYLIYRFGHSSLALSYVLTICDVIMAPFVPNTNARGAGVLYPITISLSKSLGSEPDDGTQNKIGSFLLLTSFHQNLIAGSLFLTAMATNPLALSMGKSVFHVSISWFDWLKYTSVPSLLALLIVPLVIYFIHKPELKKIPNAQNFAKEKLNEMGKVSTKEVIMILVFVLMIVLWSTTQFTNLDNTSIALLGLAILVVAGVIGLDDILSEKKVWNIFIWLPPLMAITPYLAQTGVIKWFKNIMSDSVSGLSLMSAFIVLALVYLYIHYFFTSVLVHMQALYIPFATVLVSLGANATMVIMMFAMLTCISPSTTHYGTGTASIYFATGYVSQKEWWRVGFIVSMTEFLIFMIIGLGWWKILGMF is encoded by the coding sequence ATGAAAAATCGTAATAAAAAGATATTTTATTCGATTGCAGTTATTCTTGTTGTGTTAATTATTTGGTTTTTACCAATTCCTGTCGGTGTGAAGGCAGCTGGGTGGCATACGTTTGCTATTTTTATCGGATTTATTCTGGGTTGTTTATTGAATTTGGCACCATTGGCGGTATTGTCAATAATCATGATGGCCTTCTTAACCATCTCACAGGCTATGCCAGCAGAAATGATCTATGCAGGATTTGGAAATAGTGCTGTATGGCTTATTATGTTTGCGTTTTTTGTGGCTATTGGATTTAGAACCACCAAGTTAGGATTTAGGATTGCTTATTATCTGATTTATAGATTCGGACATAGTTCACTTGCATTATCTTATGTTCTGACAATTTGTGATGTTATTATGGCTCCATTTGTACCGAATACAAACGCCAGAGGTGCTGGTGTTTTATATCCAATTACGATTTCTTTATCCAAGTCTTTAGGATCTGAACCAGATGATGGCACACAAAACAAAATAGGTTCGTTTTTACTGTTGACTAGTTTTCATCAGAATTTAATTGCTGGATCATTATTTCTAACCGCGATGGCGACCAATCCGTTGGCATTAAGTATGGGAAAGAGTGTTTTCCATGTATCAATATCTTGGTTTGATTGGTTAAAATATACATCCGTTCCTAGCCTTCTAGCGCTATTGATAGTTCCATTAGTTATTTACTTTATTCATAAGCCTGAGTTGAAAAAAATTCCTAATGCACAGAACTTTGCTAAAGAGAAATTGAACGAAATGGGAAAAGTTTCAACTAAGGAAGTCATTATGATTCTTGTATTTGTATTAATGATCGTTCTTTGGTCAACTACACAATTTACTAATTTGGATAATACAAGTATCGCTTTATTAGGATTAGCCATTTTAGTCGTTGCTGGAGTTATTGGATTAGATGATATCTTGTCTGAGAAGAAAGTCTGGAACATTTTCATTTGGTTACCACCATTGATGGCAATCACGCCATACTTGGCACAGACTGGTGTAATAAAATGGTTCAAGAATATTATGTCAGACAGCGTTAGTGGATTGAGTTTGATGTCTGCATTCATTGTTTTGGCACTGGTTTATCTCTATATTCATTATTTCTTTACCAGTGTTTTGGTACATATGCAGGCATTATATATTCCGTTTGCGACTGTATTAGTAAGTTTAGGAGCTAATGCAACGATGGTAATCATGATGTTTGCCATGTTAACTTGTATTTCCCCAAGTACGACACACTATGGAACTGGTACAGCCTCGATTTATTTTGCAACTGGTTATGTATCGCAAAAAGAGTGGTGGCGTGTTGGATTCATTGTTTCAATGACAGAATTCTTGATATTTATGATAATTGGTCTAGGTTGGTGGAAGATATTAGGAATGTTTTGA
- the rsmA gene encoding 16S rRNA (adenine(1518)-N(6)/adenine(1519)-N(6))-dimethyltransferase RsmA: MTLNRLSISDPIRTNDILRKYKLRAKKSLGQNFLTSEKVLNEIVDASKLKSDEIAIEIGPGIGALTEKLAEVAEKVYAFEIDQSLIPVLEDTLSYYDNIEVFNEDILKVNLDDFVKEHHLEGKTIKVVANLPYYITTPIMLSLINSDYPFQALVLMMQKEVAERITANPGHREYGSLTIAVQTQMDAKIACIVGKESFIPRPKVDSAVAVLERLPKEKIDIEDPEFFNKLIRSSFAQKRKSLMNNFLNWLGRTDENREIIKEVFKDCEIAENARGEQVSIEQYKKLATDLQQRIKK; encoded by the coding sequence ATGACACTAAATAGATTAAGCATTTCTGATCCGATTCGTACTAATGATATTCTTCGTAAATATAAATTGCGTGCCAAAAAAAGTTTGGGACAAAACTTCTTAACTAGTGAAAAAGTTTTGAATGAGATCGTAGATGCTAGTAAGTTGAAATCTGATGAGATTGCAATCGAGATTGGACCCGGTATTGGTGCACTGACAGAGAAGCTTGCTGAAGTTGCCGAGAAGGTTTATGCATTTGAGATCGATCAATCTCTTATTCCAGTTTTGGAAGATACTTTAAGTTATTACGATAATATCGAGGTATTCAACGAGGATATTCTAAAAGTTAATCTTGATGATTTTGTTAAGGAACATCATTTAGAAGGTAAGACTATCAAGGTCGTTGCCAATCTTCCGTATTACATCACTACGCCTATCATGTTGAGTTTGATAAATAGTGATTATCCATTCCAAGCATTGGTATTAATGATGCAAAAAGAAGTAGCCGAAAGAATCACTGCTAATCCGGGGCATCGTGAATATGGCTCACTAACAATTGCAGTTCAGACACAAATGGACGCTAAAATAGCTTGTATAGTTGGTAAAGAATCATTCATACCAAGACCGAAGGTAGATTCAGCAGTTGCTGTTTTGGAGAGACTTCCTAAAGAAAAGATAGATATTGAAGATCCTGAATTCTTTAATAAGTTAATTCGTTCCTCCTTTGCCCAAAAAAGAAAGAGTTTAATGAATAATTTCTTGAATTGGCTAGGAAGAACCGATGAAAATCGTGAAATTATCAAAGAAGTTTTCAAAGATTGCGAAATAGCTGAAAATGCCCGTGGCGAACAGGTTTCTATTGAACAATACAAGAAATTAGCGACTGATTTACAACAAAGAATTAAAAAATAA
- the metG gene encoding methionine--tRNA ligase — MTQDKKTFYITTPIYYPSGKLTIGNSYTTIAADTLARYKRNEGFDVFFLTGTDEHGLKIEQKAEAKHMKPQEYVDMMASDIKKLWKLLEISNDKFIRTTDDYHVAAVQKIVEKLIAQGDIYLGEYTGWYSVDDEEYFTESQLAEVYRDKDGKVSGGLAPSGHEVTLVKEPSYFFKMGKYADRLLKYYEDNPTFIEPEIRKNEMVNNFIKPGLEDLAVSRTSFTWGVPVPSDPKHVVYVWVDALLNYITALGYMSDDDSLFKKYWPANVQFVGKEIVRFHTIYWPIILMALGIDLPKQVFGHGWLLMKDGKMSKSKGNVVYPEMLVNRYGLDSLRYYLMRAMPFGNDGMFTPEDYIDKINYDLANDLGNLLNRTISMINKYDDGKVVSVKAVTEFDTALEGAYETTLTDYRKHMDKFEFPDALASVWAFISRANKYIDETKPWVLAKDADKKEELDSVLGHLAEGLRLIALLISPVMTQSPIKMFAQLGLDYDNDKSLKFGDTVVGKTVTSDPTPIFPRLDAKEEVEYIKNKMAEEKAKNGSGKLSKSAQAKAKAQSESEDEYPKEISFDDFSKVKMVVTEILDVKRAANADKLLQFTLDDGTGIDRQILSSMYEFYPNFKELIGKKVVAVINLKPRKIRGEWSNGMLLSTEAGDDVKLVLVDNSHKNGAILG; from the coding sequence ATGACTCAAGACAAAAAGACTTTTTACATAACTACACCGATTTATTATCCATCGGGAAAACTTACTATTGGTAACTCATATACAACTATTGCTGCTGACACACTTGCACGCTATAAGCGTAATGAAGGATTCGATGTCTTCTTTTTGACAGGTACAGATGAGCATGGTTTGAAGATCGAACAAAAGGCTGAAGCTAAGCATATGAAGCCTCAAGAATACGTCGATATGATGGCTTCAGATATTAAAAAATTGTGGAAGTTACTAGAAATTTCTAATGATAAGTTCATTCGTACAACTGATGACTATCATGTTGCTGCTGTCCAAAAGATCGTTGAGAAGTTGATTGCTCAAGGCGATATTTATTTAGGTGAATATACTGGTTGGTATTCAGTTGATGATGAAGAGTACTTCACCGAATCACAACTTGCCGAGGTTTATCGTGATAAAGATGGAAAGGTAAGTGGTGGACTTGCTCCATCTGGTCATGAAGTTACCTTAGTTAAAGAGCCTTCATACTTCTTTAAGATGGGCAAGTATGCTGATCGTTTGTTGAAGTATTATGAAGATAATCCAACATTTATTGAACCAGAGATTCGTAAGAATGAAATGGTCAATAACTTCATCAAACCCGGTTTGGAAGACTTAGCTGTATCTAGAACTAGCTTTACATGGGGAGTTCCAGTCCCAAGTGACCCTAAGCATGTTGTTTATGTTTGGGTTGATGCTTTATTGAACTATATTACAGCTCTTGGCTACATGAGTGATGATGACTCATTATTCAAGAAGTATTGGCCAGCTAATGTTCAATTCGTTGGTAAAGAAATCGTTAGATTCCATACTATCTACTGGCCTATTATCTTGATGGCGCTAGGAATTGATTTGCCTAAGCAAGTGTTTGGTCACGGTTGGTTATTGATGAAAGATGGTAAGATGTCAAAATCTAAGGGTAATGTTGTTTATCCTGAGATGCTTGTTAATCGTTATGGACTAGATTCATTACGTTATTACTTGATGCGTGCAATGCCATTTGGTAATGATGGAATGTTCACTCCAGAAGATTATATTGATAAGATCAATTACGATCTTGCTAACGATCTTGGAAATCTTCTAAACAGAACCATTTCAATGATAAATAAATATGATGATGGTAAAGTGGTTTCAGTTAAGGCAGTAACAGAGTTTGATACAGCACTGGAGGGTGCTTATGAAACAACTTTGACAGATTATCGTAAACATATGGATAAGTTCGAGTTCCCAGATGCACTAGCTAGTGTTTGGGCATTTATCAGTCGTGCTAACAAGTATATTGATGAAACTAAACCTTGGGTCCTTGCTAAAGATGCTGACAAGAAGGAAGAATTAGATTCTGTTCTTGGACATTTGGCCGAAGGATTAAGATTGATTGCCTTACTAATTAGTCCAGTTATGACACAATCACCAATCAAGATGTTTGCACAATTGGGATTGGATTATGACAACGATAAGAGCTTGAAGTTTGGCGATACAGTTGTAGGTAAGACAGTTACAAGTGATCCAACACCTATTTTCCCAAGACTAGATGCTAAAGAAGAAGTCGAATATATCAAAAACAAGATGGCTGAAGAAAAGGCTAAAAATGGTAGTGGCAAGTTGAGCAAGTCAGCTCAAGCTAAGGCCAAGGCACAAAGTGAGTCTGAAGACGAATATCCTAAAGAAATCAGTTTTGATGACTTTTCTAAAGTGAAAATGGTCGTTACAGAGATCCTTGACGTAAAACGTGCTGCCAATGCTGATAAGTTGTTACAATTCACTTTGGATGATGGTACAGGAATCGATCGTCAAATCTTGTCAAGTATGTATGAATTCTACCCTAACTTTAAAGAACTGATTGGCAAAAAAGTCGTTGCCGTTATCAATTTGAAGCCAAGAAAGATCCGTGGTGAGTGGAGTAACGGAATGTTACTTTCAACAGAAGCCGGGGATGATGTTAAATTGGTTCTGGTTGATAATTCACATAAAAATGGGGCAATTTTAGGCTAA